The DNA sequence CTTGACGTCAAAGATGGCATTGCTGGCGGTGCAGCGCGCAAAAGAGAACTTGGCCACCAGTTCGTCCAAGGTGTACATCTCCTCGTCGCTGTCGCCGGGGCTCCAACCGAGGAAGGCTAGAAAGTTCACCATCCCTTCCGGTAGGTAGCCCATTTCGGCGTACTGCCCGATGAACGTAGCTCCCTTGCGCTTACTCAATTTGCTCTTGTCTTCGTTAAGCATCGTACTAAAGTGGGCAAAAAGTGGCCTGTCCCACCCTAGTGCCTCATATATTAGTAGCTGTGGGAAAGTGTTGACGATATGTTCCGCTGCCCGGGTGACATGGCTAATCTCCATCAAGTAGTCGTCGATGACAGTGGCGTAGTTGTAGACGGGAATACCGTTTGACTTTATGATAATGAAGTCGCCCATCAGTGACGTGTCGGTCTCAATCCAACCGCGCACTAAGTCGTCAAATCCGATTACGCCGCCTTTTACCTTAAGCCTAATCGTGGGTATGCGCCCTAAGGAGCGGAGCACATCTTGCTCCTCTGCCGATAGCAGGCGACACTTGCCGCTGTAGCGCGGGTCTTCTTTGGCGGCAGTCTGCGCGGCGCGCTCCGCTTCTAGTTCCTCGGCGGTGCAAAAGCAATAGTAGGCGTGTCCTGCTGTCAGCAGCCGCTCTGCATACTCGTGGTACAGCGCAAGCCTTTCGCTCTGGCGATAAGGCACATGCGGCCCTCCCTTGTCCGGCCCCTCAGTCCAGTCAAGGCCGAGCCAATGTAAGCCTTGGTAGACCCCAGCCTCGGCATGGGCGGTGTTGCGAGCTAGGTCGGTATCGTCTATGCGCATAATAAACGTCCCACCGGTTTGCTTGACAAAGAGGTAGTTATACAGGGCAGTCCGCCCGGTTCCTACGTGCGCATCGCCCGTGGGGCTAGGGGCGAT is a window from the Selenomonadales bacterium genome containing:
- a CDS encoding glutamate--tRNA ligase gives rise to the protein MTSTKPVRVRIAPSPTGDAHVGTGRTALYNYLFVKQTGGTFIMRIDDTDLARNTAHAEAGVYQGLHWLGLDWTEGPDKGGPHVPYRQSERLALYHEYAERLLTAGHAYYCFCTAEELEAERAAQTAAKEDPRYSGKCRLLSAEEQDVLRSLGRIPTIRLKVKGGVIGFDDLVRGWIETDTSLMGDFIIIKSNGIPVYNYATVIDDYLMEISHVTRAAEHIVNTFPQLLIYEALGWDRPLFAHFSTMLNEDKSKLSKRKGATFIGQYAEMGYLPEGMVNFLAFLGWSPGDSDEEMYTLDELVAKFSFARCTASNAIFDVKKLDWMNAKWIRKLAPEDLAQRILPFLRKAGLIEADVDFAWLTRMTMLIQERMVRLDEAPAVAAVFFREPTAALEEVRTVLGDADGQAVLLAVATALETVNWTEADIESALRSLQQELGLTTKVYFMTLRLAVTGSKVSPPLFASIEVIGRERVLSRIRSLRERMS